Part of the Paenarthrobacter sp. JL.01a genome is shown below.
GCTGCGGATAGGTCGCTGTTCCTGGCTGCTCATATTAGAAACTCATTCAGTACGTGCTTGGTCGTCTGATCCGGAAAGTGCCGGTGACAGTTCTCCTGGTACGGCGTCCGGCGCATACAGTCCATACTTGGCGATGTACTGCACAACGCCATCCGGCACCAGGTACCACACAGGGTTGCCGGCACCGACACGGATACGGCAATCCGTGGAGGAGATCGCCATGGCAGGAACTTCCAGCAGGCTGACATCGTCAGTCCGCCCGAGGTCATTCAGCTCGTGCCCGGGCCGGGTCACTCCCACGAAGTGGGCCAAGGACCAGAGTTCGTCGACATCTTTCCAGGACAAGATCTGCGCCAATGCATCCGCGCCCGTGATGAAGAACAGGTCCGCATCCGGACGCTGGGCCCGAAGATCGCGCAAGGTGT
Proteins encoded:
- the nadD gene encoding nicotinate-nucleotide adenylyltransferase, with amino-acid sequence MGGTFDPIHHGHLVAASEVAAKFDLDEVVFVPTGQPWQKSHKLVSEPEHRYLMTVIATASNPRFTVSRVDVDRPGPTFTIDTLRDLRAQRPDADLFFITGADALAQILSWKDVDELWSLAHFVGVTRPGHELNDLGRTDDVSLLEVPAMAISSTDCRIRVGAGNPVWYLVPDGVVQYIAKYGLYAPDAVPGELSPALSGSDDQARTE